The following nucleotide sequence is from Apium graveolens cultivar Ventura chromosome 4, ASM990537v1, whole genome shotgun sequence.
gaatcagatagaagaaaataacagaaagcttggaaagagatccataCCTTCAaagaactagataaatctgctcaggctagaggagtaccttgaaaatgactgtgagctaaactttgtacattttgttaattgaagcactttacagttttatctatctactttcaaagttgtatttttagggtgttttgttatcatcaagtttctcttaatttatggctacaattccagtagacataaattgggggagattgttgtgtatatgttgtgaacttgatgattttattaacaaaacaccttggtagattttacttagtgaaattgtagcactcgacagataaggattatagtcccgacggatgactcaatatagatccgaaggatgatgatttattatccatcaagtgagtagcttatgtaacaataagtttgtagcacatttctgcatacacattgtttagactCTGTAGGTAGttctcaagtcatgttgactttatctagatatgcagaataggttgattaattgtacatagatgatgtcttgtaatcctgcataaatgaaatgaagtcaagtgccagattgctacccgacggataaccaacaatgccattcgacggatgatcatgaactcgacggatgatcatgaactcgacggatgatcatgaattcgacggataaagaattcaaatatctgttgacagtgacaacacaatcacatgcgtcgagtgtatgcatatggaatgtggtagcctattcaaccgggttttcgagaacaaaaaagcattgccatttccatgctattatgaagatattcaaagatgctgaaatagaggaataaagtagcattgtaatagactcgatagtttttgttttattatcttgtcttattgctttgtaatcttggtgatatataaaccaagaagcagcaaatagaacaactaaccgAACTAAGAAACTGAAGAACCaagagagaaatatttgtaagctgcattcttagcagttctctcattcttagttattgttcatttgtaagcagctgtgagcattttgctacacagagttctctcgatatatattatatatctctggtggaatcattcaaatccaccagaaagtttttaaagactcttgtttttaattacttgtgttttgattcatttcaagtgattattccgcattctgctaatcaattcacactgatatattatatatatatatttgagttagaacaatttttattcaagaaaaagtttcaagaattccattcaaccccccttctgtaattcatgttatattgttaagggactaacacccATCCATAAAGCTAAGCATCTTGTGACCCACAATTGCGTCTATCagagtatctatccttggcagcgacaaacaatcctttgggcatgcatcattcagattagtgaaatccacacacattctccactttccattagtcTTCTTTgccattacaggatttgctaaTCATTCCGTAAActgtatctcttcaatgaaaccagcctctaagagcaTCTCCGCTTATTTCTTGATGGCTTCTTACCTTTCAGGGGCAAAACTCATTTTCTTTTACTTCACGGTCTTCCGATTAGGATCCATGTTCAAATTATGGGTGATCAACTCCGGGTCTATACCGGGCATATCTGTTGCCGACCACACAAACACATCATTATTCTCTTTCAAGAACCttactaacttccctctaagggacTCCTCCAACGATGCTCTAATAAAAGTTACTCTTTCGGggtcctcgggagccaaaggaacTGGGATCAAGTCTTCCGCTGGTTTTCCTcgtttctcatcattctcacggatatccagGTCTTCAATAGGAAAGACCTGCCCCCTACTCCATCTTCCCTCAgcgaggctacataacaacttaTGACCATCTTCTGGTCTCCCCTTTCTTATCCTATTCCGTCTCTGGTTGGAAACTTGATCACGGAATGGTAGGACGAGGGGACTGCCCTGAAGGCATGTATACACGTCCTTCCCATGATCACATTATTTGTTGATCCATCCTTCACTACCATAAAGTTCAACATCTGCGTGGCTTGTCTTGGCTCCTGACCCATTGTCAGAGGTAGCTTAAatatcccttccacggggcattcGACTCTAGCGaaaccatatattggcatatcagttggggttaattgagagtcattgtaacccatccttatgAAGGTATTATAGACTAAGATGTCTACCGATGCTCCATTGTCTACAAGGACTCTTTTCACCGGGATGTTCCCTATTATGGGTGTTATGACTAGGGGATCGCCATGGGGAAACTTGACCCCTTCCAAGTCGAAATCATCAAATATCATTGCTACTCCCGTCCTAACCCTTTTCGGAGCTTCCCCCACTTTATGCATGACTTCTCTAGCATAAGCTTTCCTTGAGTTTTTAGACGAACCAGCAGCAGTTGGTcttccaaagattgtgtttatcactgGTACTCGGGGTTGAGGATTgtgcccctgatcatcttggtccctcctacgatcatcaaagttccttcttcTATTATTGTTAATTTCTTTCTCCTATTTCTCTGTCTTTAGTATACTTACTCAATCTCCCTTATCGGATAATAAATTCAATTTCATCCTTCAGTTGTCGGCattcatcggtgtcatgaccagcatccttaTGAAATCGataatatttgctcttatctagcttagcAGGATCATCTTTCAACAGCTTAGGCCATCGAACATCCCTATAtctctcaatttccatcaagatttgGCTCATAGGATCATTCAACCTAGCATACTCAGTGAATTTTTGTCCAGgccctcccttcttcggggttgagtCAATGTCTTTATCAACTCTAGGATACTTATCATTTGCATTGTATTCTTgatcagtctttcgcttcttaccaccagcgggctcgttgttcactattgtcttcttcatactttcctccACCTTTATATACTTCCCGACcttatcttggagctgcaacatgctttctGGGGGGCTCTTAactaaggacatcttgaagaactcgtctTTAGTCCCTtattgcagtgctatcatagctaccttgtcgtcaagatccgggaccttcaaagcttccttcgtgaaatgattcagatagtctctTAGGGACTCCTTCGCTCCTTGCACAATGCCCATGAGGGATGCTGaaattttctcatgcactctgcCACTAAGAAATTGCTTGATGAAAGCTTGGCTCAAATCTTTGAAAGATCCAATCGAGTTTGGGGGTAGACGGGTGTACCACCTTTGAGgcatacccgacagggtttgaggaaatgTCCGACACTtgatagcatcattcacgggatGTAACAACAGGGCGTTAGAGAaagtcctgacatgattagccGGGTCGCCAGTACCATCATAcgctttgatggtgggcatcttaaattttcttgagatgtgggtatttattatctcttcagtgaacgGTGGAGTTGAATCATCGGGATCTCCTAGAGGCATCAGATCACTAGGATCAGCTCTTAGGGCTGGAGCCCTCCTTGGTGTTGGGCCTTCCAAGTCTATAACAGGAGGAAGATCCTTTTGTCTTGTGGTTGGTGGAGGTCTCAATGTCAAGTGTATCTCTAAATCACGCTTCAGTCTTTTAATCTCAGCTTCATGTGCCCTACTCCTTTCTTGTACATCTTGGTGAATCATCCTTTGAGTATTCCTGGGCTTTTGATAGTTGTCAAGCATCGGCTCATTACCAGCACGTCTCCTCATTGGAGCTACTTCGTCATCCGACGAGTCAGAATCTCTAGCTGAATAAGGTCCAGAGAATTCTGGATTCTCAGGAATAGGTTCTAAACCACCGACATATGAGGGTGTCCGTCTTGCTCTTTCAGTTTGATTAGAGGGTCCACCTCCTCCAATCTCGGGATATATAGGCATCCCATAAGGTGGGTTGGTGGTTCCAGGAGTTACGAACGTCGAGTATTCATAATTAACAGGCCGAGGGTTTATGCTCGCATGCATGATGCAGCTGCTGGAACCCGGGATTCGTTCCTTGGGGCAGATCTTGGATTGGGGGATTCGTCTCTTAAGGCTGGGCTTCAGATGCCCCTACTGAGATCCCTCTTTGAGTGGAGGTATAGGTTGAGTGCGGGGATATCTCTACCAGCGATGAAATTGTTTGGGTTATCCCAGCCCGTGTTCCTTCAGGGACGTTGTTTCCGCTCCGTGCGTTCACCATGGTTATTGTTATTTTCCCCCCAGAAGGCGCCAAATGTTATGAGTAAAAAATTAGGgtgtatttaatgctagggttcgtgagcttcaagactctatttgactgctctcgtacttcatgactcaatctgccttcaCAAGATGCATACGTACCTTGTTTGTGCtaaagatcaagtcaaaaaacgtagttttGATTTGTGGGctgagaccccttatataggcataGGATGCCCTGAATTGGATTAGGGTttggagacttggtggataagtcTTAAATGTAAAATAGACTTTGGAGTTCTAGAATGTAGGGATTTGTTTTCTTATAGGATCATGTGGCTTAAGGACTACTCTTTTGAGAGTTTGATTCTGATTTGAACTTGTTTTCTAAATCACAACTTGTGTCGATACtagccctacgaattttaataataaaacTTTGGTTTGCGAGCCCTTTGAGCCGAATTAATGACATACTAATTGTTGGGCCTTAATAATTGGGTTTCGTCCGTGGACCAAATCAGGCACAATTAATATGCTTATTTATTACGCAGTTAGGATTATTTGTATCCCCTATCAGGATAAAAAATCAACATCTTCCTACAATAGtcaataatttaataaaattttaagatTTATAAAAGACTTAAACAAATCCATCAAAATCGATACATCTTATTATTAACCTTataattttgtaataattttttcCAAATTCAAATTTAAATCACCTAAATTTAAAAAACAAACTGAGATTTTATTGAATACaaccaaattttaaaattaaaattgacCAAGTATAAATAAAGATTTTGTATGGAAATCAAATATTCcaaattttctaaaatccataaaAGATCTTTTAAAACCCCAATTAACCCCTCTTAAAGGCTCTGTATAATTGTCAAAGATGCACAGTTGTCCTGCAGTAGAAATTCTTAGAAGATGATAAGAATGGGCTCAAataagtagaaactaaatttagTGTGCATTTACTAATTACATACGCATGAGGTAATATTAACTATAAGTGTACATTTCCAGTACAAACTATTAACTGCCCATAAACAGAAAGACGTATGTTTGCTTACAGCTGTTGCATGTCAGTATGCCATTTAACTAGACTAGATACTATAATTAATTTAGATACATCTTGTACGCTGATGTTTTATTGTACTATTGTCCTTTTCTTTTACCACTACTCATAAAAAATCGCGGCCGAAAATGTTGTTAAAGGCGGCAAGTACTACAGGCGTCTTGCTTCTTTGCTTAGTTGTGTTTGCTACTGCTGATGCTTCTCAGAGATCATCTGCTAAACACAACACCTCCTCTTTATGGAAGACGTTGAGTGGTAACTTTGTTATCTTTCTTTTTCGAGGTTAATAAGTCCGGTTAACGAGAATCGAAACTTTAATCGTGACAGTGTTTTTAATTCGTTGTTTGGAATGTTCCCGTTAACCAGAGCCCCTGCATACACATTTACTTTCTTTCTTTTAATTTCACTGTGGCTAGGGACGGATAGAATTTTAGTTTAGGGGAGCATGGGGAAAATTTTGAGAATACCCCTTTATATTTTTTTGCAATTTTGAGAGGGCACTttcatatattttcaaaaaaaataatggTGAAAAAACGTAAAATTTGATTTTACGCAGGACACCGGTGTCTCTTACTAGATCCCCCCGTGACTGTGGCCCAACTGATCCACATGCAAACAAGTATAACAAATTAGATTTGTTGTGATTAATAAATATCGCTCTATCCAGTGTAATTGCAATTTCTTTAGTTTCATTTAACGTCTTGATATTTCTAATTTCTATAGAACAGTCCTATGATTGCAATTTGCACTATTTATTGTTATTGCAATTTCTTCAACTTGCTTTAATTTGTTGCTTGCCTATCTTATGTGCACTTACAAGAGACTTTTGCAGAAACACTTAAGTAAAAACTTTTACCAATCATTGGTTTGGCTACTATATGAATTGAATTGCCTATGTGATTAGATATCATTGTGGAATAAAGTAGCCCTCAGATGTTCTTGCTATTACACATTTTGGCAAAAACAACCTTCTGAAATATATTGATGATAAGGCGCTTAAGTTGAAAAGTGAGGAGAATGTCTAGCATGCGATGTAGTGACTGAAAGCAGCTAGACTTCTGTATTATCTAAGAAACTTACAATGAGCAAGTTTTTGTGAAGTAGTTTTCTAAGAGCAGGGTTATACAATTGTTTCTCTGCTTATTTGTGCGAGTGTATCAGTTATTTCATTAGGATGAAGTTAGTATGGAGTTTAGCGAACAATCTTCTTCTAAATTTGGTTTAGTGGTCTTTACTCTTTCTTGCATCAGTACTCCCCTCTCGAGCTCACTCTCTCTGCCTGGGATTGAAAAAGAGATAGAATGCAATAGTTTGGAACTCGTCTATATTAGGAATAGTTTGAAACTGATACAAGATCGTAAACTGTACAACTTCTTGTTTTTTTGGTTTTATTACATTATGCGATAATTCTCTTCTGTTTTTTAAGATTGAAAATTTAAATTTGTATTCCTTTTGTAGGAGATGTGCCTTTAACTATTGCACGTGGTGGCTTTTCTGGAATATTTCCTGATTCCAGTTTGTACGCATACAACTTGGCATTGATGATTGGTTCGCCTAATATGATCTTGTGGTGTGATGTACAACTAACACGTGATGGAGCTGGGATCTGTTTCCCAGAACTGACTCTTGATAATGGTTCTGACATTTGGAGCCTTTTTGACAAAAGgaagaaatcgtaccttgttaaTGGTGCTAGTAGGTCGGGATGGTTCTCAGTGGATTTCACTTTAGACACTCTCACAAAAATATCCTGTAAGTCAGGCTTTCTTATATTAATCTTATCAAAAAGATGAATGAGAAATTATTATGGGAAAAAAAAAAAGAGTACTGATGTCCCTGTCAGAGGCTTTTACACATAAGATGTATGGGATCGCATGCTGCACATGTTATATCATGCCTGTTTTTCGACTGCACGTTTATACCTTTCAAATATATTTTGTTCCCTAACCACCATACTGGAAGTGTTAACTTACGTTTTGTTTCTAGAGGGATAGGGTGGGTGGAGTTGCAGAAAAACCTAGATTAATTCCGTTTCAGGCCATTTCTCGAAGAGGGAAGTGTTCTCAGGCTTGTTGAGTTGTTGTTTAAGTTGCTTTATCTTTAAGGCCATCTTTTGCATTTTCTATCGGTGCTAAAGAAAACAACTAAGAGGCTTGTAATAAGTTCCCGGGCAAAAATTTATACTCGTGACCATTAATTAATATTTTGCAGTTTTACGTGATCTTTTAATACTTATCTAATTAAAAAATAATACTTTGAGAGCTTGCTAAAGTTATTCAAGCATTTGCCTTCTCACCATAAATATATATGTTATAAGCCTGGATCTTTTAGTGACATCTCGGTACGCTTAAACCTCTGATTGGTACTTAGAGCGGCTTCAGCatatttcttttaaaatgttgttgATGACTTAAATGGACTAACAATCTTCTTTGTAAACTTAACAGTAACACAGGGAATTTTCTCCCGTCCCAATATATTTGATCAGAGCTTGTTCCAAGTAGTTACTGTTGAAGAGGTGGCTAGGCAGTTGAAACCACCTGGATTATGGTTAAATATTCAGGTAACCATCATCATGCATGCTGTTTGCATTTTGATTCCTCAAATTAGCTAAATATGAGGCAAGTAGTTTTGACTTCTGATCTTTGAGCTATTAATCAAGCCATCTTATGCCTTTCTAATTTCTTTGCAGCATGATGCATTTTTCAGTGAACATAATTTGAGCATGAGCCGCTTCGTAATCTCTGCATCTAGAAGTGTCGTCGTGAACTATATTTCATCACCAGAGGTCAACTTCTTGAGAAATATTGTTCCACGATTTAAGGGAAGCCCAACAAAACTTATATTTCGCTTTCTAGGACAGGGTATTGAGCCTTCCACAAACCAATCCTATGGTTCACTCTTAAACAATCTGACATATATCAAAACATTTGCTTCCGGAATTTTAGTTCCAAAAACATTCATATGGCCTTTGGATAGAGATCTATATTTGGAGCCGCATACCTCACTTGTGTTGGATGCTCATAGAGAGGGACTAGAAATTTTCGCATCTGACTTTTCAAATGATGTACCTTTTGCTTATGATTACAATTATGATCCTGTAGCTGAGTATTTAAATTTCATCGACAACGACAACTTTTCAGTGGACGGCGTGCTTTCTGATTTCCCAATAACTCCATCAGAGGCCATAGGTACACTTTTGCATTAGTTCTttacatattttatcttgtttaCTTGTATGTTGGCTCACTATTTTACTAAGAAAACTACATGTTAGTTGACTATTGATTTGGAGAGGACATGtaatttttctcaaaatccattAGTTTACAATAACAGGATTCTGGGCGACGCAGGCCCTGGTTCTCCTTAATGTTGCTTGATGCAATTTTAATATACGTCCAAGTAGTGATGAAATAAGATAATTTTCCTATGGGCCGGGGTACCTTTCCTCCCGAGTCCTGACACTGTAAACTTCATTGAATACTACGTTAGAAATAGTTCCAACTTATGTACAAATGTTCTAGtgttatttaataataaattaatattacaTTTAGCCTTTTTGTTGATTATTTCTGATGCTGCAGATTGCTTCTCTCATATGGGCAATAATCTGTCTGGACCAGGTATGACGTTAATACATAAATTTTTTTGTGTACACCATCCTTTCTTTTTTCAGTTTGTTTGAAAACATCCGAATTCATTGTTAAAAAGCTGTTTGAAATATGGTTTCACAAATGTAGACTCGCCAAGTGATTTAGTATTTTGGTCCCTCCTTGCAGCAAACCCTTTGGTCATTTCACATGAAGGAGCAAGTGGAGTTTACCCTGGTTGTACTGATTTAGCATATAAACAAGCTATATTAGATGGAGTTGACGTTCTTGACTGTCCTgttcaaatgactaaggatggaACTCCATTTTGTTTAGGCTCTATAAACCTTATAGATGGAACTACGGCTGCTCAAACTTTCAGCAACCAAATTACAAACATCCCTGAACTTGACGGTAACGGAATTTTCTCATTCAGCCTTGACTGGAGTGACATCCAAAGTCTGAAACGTAAGTTTAACGTCTGTTTACACTTTCTATACGTAAGCTGGTGATCTGAAATTGATGGACAAAAAATTGGAAAATGTTAGCATGTGTGATAAATTGTGACATTTGCATCTTTCATAATTATGAGGATTCGTAGCATACTGATAGATAGTTATGTTTATAAATTTTCATTGCAGCTGTGATCTCAAATCCTTATCGAGATGCATCATTGTATCGGAACCCAAGAAACAAGAATGCTGGAAATTTTTTGGCATTGTCTGATTTTTTGGCCTTAGCAAATAATGCAAGTTCTGTTTTAGGTGTCTTGATCCGCATCGAGGTGACTTTATTAGTGTGTTTTGATTTCTAGTTATGCATTAGCTAACAGATTCattatttaaattgatttttaaagCAATTATAGCAACTCACATGAACTTGAAGGTTGAATATCAGTTATATGTAGATATTTTAATCAGCAATGATCTTTATTTTGTAGCATGTTTTTCATGCCTTCATTGTCCAACAACTTGTCAATTTCCCCAATACTACTTCTCATGAGCTTGTAAATCTTCCCCCCTCCAACAGAATGCATCCTACCTAGCAGAAAAGCAGGGGTTGTCTGTGATAGACGCTGTTGTTGATTCCTTGAGCAAAGCTGGTTATAATAATCAGACAAGGAAGAAAGTAATGATTCAGTCTTCGAGTAGTGCTGTTCTTATTAAACTAAAGGAGGAGAAAAACAATTATGAGTTTGTTTATGACATTGAGGAGGATATTAGTGACACCTTGAACTCGACCATTTTGGACATAGCAAAATTTGCCAATTCTCTGGTCATCAACAAAAAATCTGTTTATACTGAAAACCAGCATTTCCTTACTGGTGCCACAGATATTGTTTCAAAGCTACAGGCATTCAAGCTAGCTGTCTACGTGGAACTTTTTCAAAATGAGTTTTTTTCTCAAGCATGGGACTGCCTCTCGGATCCATATGTGGaactaaatttattttttagTGGTTCCGGAGTTGATGGTGTCATTACTGATTTTCCTGGGACAGCCAACAGATACAGAAGTAAGTTCTTATCTGCACATCATCAGTTTTCTCCTCTAAAGCTTGTATATTGTTATCATAAAAAAACAATTTGTCTAGTATTTCATtctccagcttttcttctttgtagCTAATACATAGTTATCATATCACTGCCTTTTTATTTTGGAGGAAATGCTTAAGGTCTTTCTTTATCTCACATTCTCGCCTTCTACTCTCTTGCTCTCTTATAATATATGATGGTTTATATTGATAATCACAGGGAACCGCTGCTTAACTTTAGGAAACAAGACACCAAAGTACATGGATCCAGTAGGCGTAGGTCATGATGGCCTCTTAAGTGTGAGCAAAACTCAGCCACCAGCTGAAGCTCCCAACCCAGTGCTGACATTGTCCAATGTGACGGAGCCCCCATTTCCTGCCACTGTCGTTAAACCAGATGCCGATAATAGGACCAGCAGTGGTGCTACAGCACCATCCCCAAAGCAACCAAGTGGGCAAGCTAAAGTAGCTGGAAGCAGTTTCCTGCTGAGCCTTGCAATTCTTCTAGCAACTCTTATACTATAATGAACACATGTCGATTTCTCTCTAATCAGCTACCATATTCCTGGTTTTTTCACTGTGCATGAAGTTTTTAGTCTTTAGATGTTTGGAGCACAGATGAAGATGACTTGTATTTTTTTTTCTAGTTAAGGGTTTTGTGATCTAATGTTTGAAATCAAGAATGCACGATATTTCATTTCTCCTTCGTTGGTGTAAATCAAAATTTGCGTATAGACCTGCAAACAACAAGTATATATAATATCATCTGTCTTGATCTTTATTTTGACCTTATGATTTTCATGAACTGTGTGCATATTGTCATTTTGCGGTATAAACATAAGAACATACAAAACAGATGACTGCTGGCAGATGAATTGATCTTCTGACTTGGAACTTAGAAGGGCTTCCAGTTGTGGTGGATCAATGGCTCTTCCAACACACAATGTAAGATACCTATTTCTTCGACGCCAAACATGACAAACAGCATCAACAAGAAACAGTTTAGCGAGGTGAATACGAACATGTCTGCTCAATGATGATCCAGCCATGCTCTTTGTATTCCAAGTCTAAACGAGTGTATG
It contains:
- the LOC141721344 gene encoding glycerophosphodiester phosphodiesterase GDPDL3, with translation MLLKAASTTGVLLLCLVVFATADASQRSSAKHNTSSLWKTLSGDVPLTIARGGFSGIFPDSSLYAYNLALMIGSPNMILWCDVQLTRDGAGICFPELTLDNGSDIWSLFDKRKKSYLVNGASRSGWFSVDFTLDTLTKISLTQGIFSRPNIFDQSLFQVVTVEEVARQLKPPGLWLNIQHDAFFSEHNLSMSRFVISASRSVVVNYISSPEVNFLRNIVPRFKGSPTKLIFRFLGQGIEPSTNQSYGSLLNNLTYIKTFASGILVPKTFIWPLDRDLYLEPHTSLVLDAHREGLEIFASDFSNDVPFAYDYNYDPVAEYLNFIDNDNFSVDGVLSDFPITPSEAIDCFSHMGNNLSGPANPLVISHEGASGVYPGCTDLAYKQAILDGVDVLDCPVQMTKDGTPFCLGSINLIDGTTAAQTFSNQITNIPELDGNGIFSFSLDWSDIQSLKPVISNPYRDASLYRNPRNKNAGNFLALSDFLALANNASSVLGVLIRIENASYLAEKQGLSVIDAVVDSLSKAGYNNQTRKKVMIQSSSSAVLIKLKEEKNNYEFVYDIEEDISDTLNSTILDIAKFANSLVINKKSVYTENQHFLTGATDIVSKLQAFKLAVYVELFQNEFFSQAWDCLSDPYVELNLFFSGSGVDGVITDFPGTANRYRRNRCLTLGNKTPKYMDPVGVGHDGLLSVSKTQPPAEAPNPVLTLSNVTEPPFPATVVKPDADNRTSSGATAPSPKQPSGQAKVAGSSFLLSLAILLATLIL